The proteins below are encoded in one region of Deltaproteobacteria bacterium:
- a CDS encoding transcription elongation factor GreA has product MKKLPIIKQLEEELEKVTRELRVEVPKELRKAAAHGDLRENAEYEAAKQRQSFLQARLSHITSRLNSLASLKLDNIPRDVVGFGSRVELEDLNTGDAVTYELVTPEEVDPRNGKISVSSPIGRALLNKREGDEITIKLPSGLKEYELTKLTTLHDILFEE; this is encoded by the coding sequence ATGAAAAAACTCCCCATCATAAAACAACTGGAAGAAGAACTCGAGAAGGTGACGCGCGAGTTGCGCGTCGAGGTCCCCAAGGAGCTGCGCAAGGCGGCGGCACATGGAGACTTGCGCGAAAACGCCGAGTACGAGGCGGCGAAACAGCGCCAGTCCTTCCTCCAGGCCCGCCTCTCGCACATCACGTCGAGACTCAACTCCCTCGCTTCGCTGAAGCTCGACAACATCCCCCGCGACGTCGTGGGCTTCGGCTCGCGCGTCGAACTGGAAGACCTGAACACGGGCGACGCCGTCACATACGAGCTCGTGACCCCCGAAGAGGTGGACCCGAGAAACGGCAAGATATCGGTGAGCTCCCCGATAGGCCGGGCGCTGCTCAACAAACGGGAGGGCGACGAGATCACGATAAAGCTCCCATCGGGCCTGAAAGAGTACGAACTGACCAAGCTCACGACCCTCCACGACATCCTCTTCGAGGAGTAG
- a CDS encoding LemA family protein produces MGSIIFLAAVIIVILWAIGAYNGLVTLKNQVENAWRQIDVQLKRRHDLIPNLVNTVKGAMEFERETLERVMEARSKALSASSVRDKGLAENMLTDALGKLFALVENYPDLKSNQNVMALQEELTSTENRVSFARQFYNDLVAKFNTKQEVFPNMIIASILGFSKADYFQAEQAAKAVPEVDLSLK; encoded by the coding sequence GTGGGCAGCATAATATTTCTCGCCGCAGTAATCATCGTGATCCTCTGGGCCATAGGGGCCTACAACGGCCTTGTGACGCTGAAAAACCAGGTGGAGAACGCCTGGCGGCAGATAGACGTGCAGCTCAAGCGCCGCCACGACCTCATCCCCAACCTGGTCAACACCGTCAAGGGCGCTATGGAGTTCGAGAGGGAGACGCTCGAGCGTGTCATGGAGGCCCGCAGCAAGGCCCTCTCGGCGTCATCGGTAAGAGACAAGGGGCTTGCCGAGAACATGCTCACCGACGCCCTCGGCAAGCTCTTCGCCCTCGTCGAGAACTACCCGGACCTCAAGAGCAACCAGAACGTCATGGCCCTTCAGGAAGAGCTCACCTCCACGGAAAACCGCGTGAGCTTCGCCCGCCAGTTCTACAACGACCTGGTCGCAAAGTTCAACACCAAGCAGGAGGTCTTCCCCAACATGATAATCGCCTCGATACTGGGCTTCAGCAAGGCCGACTACTTCCAGGCCGAGCAGGCCGCCAAGGCGGTCCCCGAGGTGGACCTGAGCCTCAAGTAA